In a single window of the Streptacidiphilus sp. P02-A3a genome:
- a CDS encoding TetR/AcrR family transcriptional regulator codes for MAKSDVTTPPAGTGGRSNQKLRTRTAILQAAAELMRSGQEVTMPGVARTALVSEATAYRYFPDLASLLREAMVGQLPTPEQALAAVADSRDPVERVAAATEHLLRLVLTFQGATRAMIAATITRPATTGARPALRLGLIDHALAPLAETLGATDPAALAQLKRDLAVVVSAEALFTLTDLCGLDPDAAVASAVHTATALTRAALPAPAAARPAEAGHGA; via the coding sequence ATGGCGAAGAGCGATGTGACCACCCCACCGGCCGGTACCGGCGGCCGCAGCAACCAGAAGCTGCGTACCCGGACCGCGATCCTGCAGGCCGCGGCGGAGCTGATGCGCTCCGGCCAGGAGGTGACCATGCCGGGGGTGGCCCGGACCGCGCTGGTCTCCGAGGCCACGGCCTACCGCTACTTCCCCGACCTGGCGAGCCTGCTGCGGGAGGCGATGGTCGGGCAGCTGCCCACCCCGGAGCAGGCGCTCGCGGCCGTGGCCGACTCCCGGGACCCGGTCGAACGCGTCGCCGCCGCCACCGAGCACCTGCTGCGCCTGGTGCTGACCTTCCAGGGCGCGACCCGCGCCATGATCGCCGCCACCATCACCCGACCCGCCACCACCGGCGCCAGGCCCGCGCTGCGGCTGGGCCTGATCGACCACGCGCTCGCCCCCCTGGCCGAGACCCTTGGCGCGACCGACCCGGCGGCCCTGGCGCAGCTGAAGCGCGACCTCGCGGTGGTGGTCAGCGCCGAGGCCCTGTTCACCCTCACCGACCTGTGCGGGCTCGACCCCGACGCGGCGGTGGCCAGCGCCGTGCACACCGCGACCGCGCTCACCCGGGCCGCCCTGCCCGCCCCCGCCGCCGCCCGCCCGGCGGAGGCAGGCCACGGCGCCTGA
- a CDS encoding ABC transporter ATP-binding protein has translation MSTLLTPENPRPTAGSDVVLSARNVSVVYDGDRPTRAVRDVSLDLRRGEILGIAGESGCGKSTLAYALTRMLRSPARLDGGSVHFTGRDGGTVDLTALDDRALRAFRWRRISMVFQSAMSSLNPVTSLARQFDDIFRTHLPELPREERRQRARDLLTMVGIAPDRIGGFPHELSGGMRQRVGIAMALALDPEVVIMDEPTTALDVVVQREILDEVTRLQEERGFSVVFITHDLSLLMEISDRIAVMYGGEIAELGPADAISAHPAHPYALGLLRSFPDVRAARRELRGIPGSPPDLRGPVVGCAFAPRCEYAFDACGRTTPRLLTIQRSAPEPGAEQVARCLLHDRREHRAGPPPELAGADPAAPTGDRPDRPDRPRQPQPAQHSPEETR, from the coding sequence ATGAGCACGCTCCTCACCCCCGAGAACCCCCGGCCGACCGCCGGTTCCGACGTCGTCCTGTCGGCCCGGAACGTCTCCGTGGTCTACGACGGCGACCGGCCCACCCGCGCCGTCCGCGACGTGTCGCTGGACCTGCGCCGGGGCGAGATCCTCGGCATCGCCGGGGAGAGCGGCTGCGGCAAGTCGACGCTGGCCTACGCGCTCACCCGGATGCTCCGCTCCCCCGCCCGCCTGGACGGCGGCAGCGTGCACTTCACCGGGCGCGACGGCGGGACCGTCGACCTGACCGCGCTGGACGACCGGGCCCTGCGCGCCTTCCGCTGGCGGCGGATCTCCATGGTCTTCCAGAGCGCCATGAGCTCACTGAACCCGGTCACCAGCCTGGCCCGGCAGTTCGACGACATCTTCCGCACCCACCTGCCGGAACTGCCCAGGGAGGAGCGGCGGCAGCGGGCCAGGGACCTGCTGACCATGGTCGGCATCGCCCCCGACCGGATCGGCGGCTTCCCGCACGAGCTCTCCGGCGGCATGCGGCAGCGCGTCGGCATCGCCATGGCCCTGGCACTGGACCCGGAGGTCGTGATCATGGACGAGCCGACCACCGCGCTGGACGTGGTGGTCCAGCGGGAGATCCTGGACGAGGTCACCCGGCTCCAGGAGGAACGCGGCTTCAGCGTCGTCTTCATCACCCACGACCTGTCGCTGCTGATGGAGATCAGCGACCGGATCGCGGTGATGTACGGCGGCGAGATCGCCGAACTCGGCCCGGCCGACGCCATCAGCGCGCACCCCGCCCACCCGTACGCGCTCGGCCTGCTGCGCTCCTTCCCGGACGTCCGCGCCGCCCGCCGCGAGCTGCGCGGCATCCCGGGCAGCCCGCCCGACCTGCGCGGGCCGGTGGTCGGCTGCGCCTTCGCGCCGCGCTGCGAGTACGCCTTCGACGCCTGCGGGCGGACCACGCCGCGACTGCTGACGATCCAGCGGTCCGCGCCGGAACCCGGCGCGGAGCAGGTCGCCCGCTGCCTGCTGCACGACCGGCGGGAACACCGGGCCGGACCACCGCCGGAGCTGGCCGGGGCGGATCCCGCCGCGCCCACCGGCGACCGGCCCGACCGGCCCGACCGGCCGCGGCAGCCCCAACCAGCCCAGCACTCCCCGGAGGAGACCCGATGA
- the rox gene encoding rifampin monooxygenase produces MMDVIIVGGGPTGLMLACELRLHGVRTVVLERLAEPTRQSRALGIHVRSVEMMDQRGLLERFLAVGRRFSAGGPFAGLGKPWPPGMDTAHPYGLAIPQVETERLLGERAAELGVELRRGRELVGLSQDADGVTAELADGARLRSRYLVGCDGGRSLVRKLVGVGFPGEPSRSETLLGEMELTAEPEAVAAVVAEVRRVHFRFGVMPLGNGGHRVMVPAEGVAQDREAVPTLDEFRQRLRALAGTDFGVHTPRWLSRFGDATRQAERYRVGRVLLAGDAAHIHPPTGGQGLNLGIQDAFNLGWKLAAEVGGRAPEGLLDSYHTERHPVGARVLANTRAQFALLGTDPGTLALRELVSELLDLDEANRYVTEMITAIGVRYQLGEGHPLLGRRLRDVGLKQGRLYGLLHGGRGLLLDRTGGLSAAGWADRVDHAVDAAEELDVPALLLRPDGHVAWVGDDQRELEGSLGRWFGAAA; encoded by the coding sequence ATGATGGACGTGATCATCGTCGGTGGCGGACCGACCGGGCTGATGCTGGCCTGCGAGTTGCGGCTGCACGGCGTGCGCACGGTGGTGCTGGAGCGGTTGGCCGAGCCGACCAGGCAGTCCCGGGCGCTGGGGATCCATGTCCGCAGCGTCGAGATGATGGACCAGCGCGGGCTGCTGGAACGGTTCCTGGCGGTCGGTCGGCGGTTCTCGGCCGGGGGCCCGTTCGCCGGTCTGGGCAAGCCGTGGCCGCCGGGGATGGACACCGCCCACCCGTACGGCCTGGCCATCCCGCAGGTGGAGACCGAACGGCTGCTCGGCGAGCGGGCGGCGGAACTCGGCGTGGAGCTGCGGCGCGGCCGCGAGCTGGTGGGCCTGAGCCAGGACGCGGACGGGGTGACCGCGGAGCTGGCCGACGGCGCCCGGCTGCGGTCGCGCTACCTGGTCGGCTGCGACGGCGGGCGCAGCCTGGTGCGCAAGCTGGTCGGCGTCGGCTTCCCCGGGGAACCCAGCCGGTCCGAGACGCTGTTGGGCGAGATGGAACTGACCGCGGAGCCGGAGGCGGTGGCGGCGGTGGTCGCCGAGGTCCGCCGGGTCCACTTCCGGTTCGGCGTCATGCCGCTCGGCAACGGCGGGCACCGGGTGATGGTGCCCGCCGAGGGGGTGGCCCAGGACCGGGAGGCGGTGCCGACCCTGGACGAGTTCCGGCAGCGGCTGCGGGCGCTGGCGGGCACCGACTTCGGGGTGCACACGCCGCGCTGGCTGTCCCGCTTCGGCGACGCCACCCGGCAGGCCGAGCGCTACCGGGTGGGCCGGGTGCTGCTGGCCGGTGACGCGGCGCACATCCACCCGCCGACCGGCGGGCAGGGGCTCAACCTCGGTATCCAGGACGCGTTCAACCTCGGCTGGAAGCTGGCCGCCGAGGTCGGCGGCCGGGCGCCGGAGGGGCTGCTGGACAGCTACCACACCGAGCGCCACCCGGTGGGCGCGCGGGTACTGGCCAACACCCGGGCGCAGTTCGCGCTGCTGGGCACCGACCCGGGGACGCTGGCCCTGCGCGAGCTGGTGTCGGAGCTGCTGGACCTCGACGAGGCGAACCGGTACGTGACCGAGATGATCACCGCGATCGGGGTCCGCTACCAGCTCGGCGAGGGCCATCCGCTGCTCGGCCGCCGCCTGCGGGACGTGGGGTTGAAGCAGGGGCGGCTCTACGGCCTGCTGCACGGCGGTCGCGGGCTGCTGCTGGACCGGACCGGCGGGCTGTCGGCGGCGGGCTGGGCGGACCGGGTCGACCACGCCGTCGACGCGGCCGAGGAACTGGACGTGCCCGCGCTGCTGCTGCGGCCGGACGGCCATGTGGCCTGGGTCGGCGACGACCAGCGGGAGCTCGAAGGCAGCCTGGGCCGGTGGTTCGGCGCGGCGGCCTGA
- a CDS encoding cupin domain-containing protein, translating to MNDVSVVTPGDGEVIDLGTARIRILEDGGTTGHRLGVAEITVPPRTAGPPQHRHAQHDEGFYVVSGSARFTVGDTVHDAPTGTLVTVPPGAPHTFANPGDQPLVMINTFTPDLYLEYFRDLRDLITGGRGLTPDAIAEVMGRYGTHVD from the coding sequence ATGAACGACGTCTCCGTCGTCACCCCCGGCGACGGCGAGGTGATCGACCTGGGCACCGCCCGGATCCGGATCCTGGAGGACGGCGGCACCACCGGGCACCGGCTCGGGGTGGCCGAGATCACCGTCCCACCGCGGACCGCCGGGCCGCCGCAGCACCGCCACGCCCAGCACGACGAGGGCTTCTACGTGGTCTCCGGCAGCGCCAGGTTCACCGTCGGCGACACCGTCCACGACGCGCCGACCGGGACGCTGGTGACGGTGCCGCCCGGCGCCCCGCACACCTTCGCCAACCCGGGCGACCAGCCGCTGGTCATGATCAACACCTTCACCCCCGATCTCTACCTGGAGTACTTCCGGGATCTGCGCGACCTGATCACCGGCGGCCGGGGGCTGACCCCGGACGCGATCGCCGAGGTGATGGGCCGCTACGGCACGCATGTCGACTGA
- a CDS encoding ABC transporter ATP-binding protein, with protein MSTMEVKDLTVEFRTRGGRLRAVDGVSLSLEAGRTVALVGESGSGKSTIVRALSRLTPAASGQVLLDGAVPGRGGAAMRAYRRRVQMVFQDPFASLNPAHSIGHHLRRPLLVQRRVGRGGADQGVRELLDSVNLTPAADIAAKYPHELSGGQRQRVAIARAIATEPEVLLADEPVSMLDVSIRLEILNLLDRLKRDRDLALLYVTHDLATARHFSSEVLVMYRGEIVERGPADEVIGDPRHPYTQLLASAAPDGARSRSQVAAERRARLAARAADAAENREAVAAGGCQFRPRCPFAMDACARRPGDFAAGPGRQARCWLYAGDAAAANAAQPSATPRSGKGSADD; from the coding sequence ATGAGCACCATGGAGGTCAAGGACCTCACCGTCGAGTTCCGCACCCGCGGCGGGCGGCTGCGCGCGGTCGACGGCGTCTCGCTGTCGCTGGAGGCCGGGCGCACCGTCGCCCTGGTCGGCGAGAGCGGCAGCGGCAAGTCCACCATCGTCCGGGCGCTGAGCCGGCTCACCCCCGCCGCCTCCGGGCAGGTGCTGCTCGACGGCGCGGTGCCGGGGCGCGGCGGCGCGGCGATGCGCGCCTACCGCCGCCGGGTGCAGATGGTGTTCCAGGACCCGTTCGCCTCGCTCAACCCGGCGCACTCGATCGGCCACCACCTCAGGCGCCCGCTGCTGGTCCAGCGGCGGGTCGGCCGCGGCGGCGCCGACCAGGGCGTGCGGGAGCTGCTGGACTCGGTGAACCTCACCCCGGCGGCCGACATCGCCGCCAAGTACCCGCACGAGCTGTCCGGCGGCCAGCGCCAGCGCGTCGCCATCGCCCGCGCGATCGCCACCGAACCGGAGGTGCTGCTCGCCGACGAACCGGTGTCGATGCTGGACGTGTCGATCCGGCTGGAGATCCTCAACCTGCTCGACCGGCTCAAGCGCGACCGTGACCTGGCGCTGCTGTACGTCACCCACGACCTGGCCACCGCCCGGCACTTCTCCTCCGAGGTACTGGTCATGTACCGGGGCGAGATCGTCGAACGCGGCCCGGCGGACGAGGTGATCGGCGACCCCAGGCACCCGTACACCCAGCTGCTCGCCTCGGCCGCGCCGGACGGCGCCCGCTCGCGCTCCCAGGTCGCCGCCGAGCGCCGGGCGCGGCTGGCCGCCCGGGCGGCGGACGCGGCCGAGAACCGGGAGGCGGTCGCCGCCGGGGGCTGCCAGTTCCGGCCCCGCTGCCCGTTCGCGATGGACGCCTGCGCGCGGCGCCCCGGAGACTTCGCGGCCGGGCCGGGCCGCCAGGCCCGCTGCTGGCTGTACGCCGGGGACGCCGCCGCGGCGAACGCGGCGCAGCCCAGTGCTACGCCCCGGTCCGGGAAGGGGTCGGCGGATGACTGA